In the genome of Dromiciops gliroides isolate mDroGli1 chromosome 1, mDroGli1.pri, whole genome shotgun sequence, the window GGTGCCAACAACTGTTAAGTCAACACAGGGGAGACTTGAATCCGGGTCCTCTGACTcaactcagtgttctttccactgtacttggAGCAGGTGACTAAGGTCTCCTTCCACCTACTCTACTCAGCCATCCCAACATTCTGTGCCCTATCTATGGCCAGGAAGGGGCTTTCTTCTCCCTGGATGAAGTCTTTGTGAAGGCCAGATACAATTCCATTTttgccttaataataataataattcacatttctggaACACTTTTTCTCACAATCCTGAGTAtggtgatccccattttacagatgaagaaactgaggcctagagagaggaagtggattgccaaagtcacacagctagtaaatagaaggaccaggatttgaacccatttctttgatttctaagtTGTGTTCTTTTGTTCGTGCTCTAGTAGGGCTTGTACTGGCCTACCCTTCGTGTTAAGGTGGTTGATCACTTGCATAATAGAGCAATACACACATACCACATGGAGATTGAGACAGAATTTCCTGGAGATTCCTCCAGGGATCCAGTGACCAAGGTCAGGCCCACTCTTGAGAGCAGAGAACTAAGGCCCAGAGCTGGCCCAGCAAGAGGAACAAGGTTAGTAAAAGGCTTCTGCTACTCACAGAACTCACAATACCCTGTGCTTGTAGTTCTGAGGAAGGCTGCTTCTTTCGGAGTCCAGCCTTACCCATACCTGTCAGACTCTAGATTTCCAAAAAGCTGACCTGGGATATTCAGTTGTCACAGAGGCTTCCCAAGAGGGACAAGTAGGCTGGGGTGTTCAATGGGGTAGTGGAAAATGCCCCAGCTTAGGAATCAGAGGGCCTGGTTTGGAGTCCTGGTACTATCACTGACTAGCTGTTAAACCAaggtgtgcatgtacacacacacacacacacacacacacacacacacagcaggcTGGGGTATGTTGGGGAGTGGGCCTAAACCATCTTTGAGCCATCCCTACAGGATAAGTGCCCTGGAGTTAGGCCCAGAGAAGTCCATTTAGGCCATGTGACCAGGATAAGGCTAGGAACACATGATAGGCAAGCCAGCCTCCTTCCCAGGCCCCCTAggctgctgctgctttttttttttttttttttttttgtgaggcaattgaggttaagtgacttgcccagggtcacacagctagtaagtgtcaagtgtctgaggttggatttgaattcaggtcctcctgactccagggctggtgctctatacactgtgccacctgctgCCCCAGGCTTCTTGACAGAGTTGCTAGTGTTTCTGACCCAGAAAGCTCATGGAATTCatcagattcagagctggaaaggagcttttgcagcaacacaatgatccaagacaatcccaaaggactaatgatgaagcatactctacacctccaaagaaagaactgatattgattgaacacagactcaagcatgccatttttcactttttctttcctttttttacttttattggagccttgtacaaaatgacttatatggaaatgttttgcgttattgcacatgtataacctatatctgactgcttaccatcttagggaggaatagaatttggaactcaaaactttaaataaaaatgtggggggaaaaagaaaagtgaacaaAAAGAGGTGGTCTTCAGGAAAGGCTGTTGCATCTGAGTAAACCTTGGCCATTTATTTACTGGAAAAACAGAATATGCTGACCCTATTTCAACAACTTGTCAGAAAGAATTTTGGATTGGGAATCCAGATCTGAGTTAAGATCCTTGCTCTGACCCCCCACTCTCCAAAAAGAGCCTTTGACGCTATCCAATCCAACCCACCTATTTTACAGCTtgggaaactgagggagaagaagggacttgctcaaggttacacagtgagtggcagagccaggattggcCTCCAAATGCCCTGACTCTTTCTACAGAGAACTTTGCCCTGTATTGCCATCTCACTAGCCTTTTGTCCCTTGTTTGGCTTCCTGCCCCTACTCCAGGCACCTGCACACAGTAGGGACTCAGCAAAGGCTTATTGCCAGCCTGGTTGGAACATCTAGGGCTCCAGCCAGGCTTTCTTCCTGCACAGCCTTCACCCAGCAGCTGTTGCCCGTAAGGTGTTTTGCCACTAATGAGAGAGGAGCTTTGTTAATTATCGGGTAAAGGGGAGCTGAGGCCCTGGGGAACAGGTGTCGGCACCACCTCCTCCCCGTGAGGCCCTCAGTTCCTGTGGCTGTGATGGGGCTGTCAGTTCCCTGGGAAGACCAGCATGCATCAGCCCATTCTGCTGTTGGGGGAaggtggggctggggtggggagagagtctGTGTCTGGGAAGCTCTGAGCTGCTAATTGCCAGATTACAGCCCGGAGAATTCCCTGATTAGCCCAGCTAATGGCTCCGAGACAGCCTGTTTGTTCTaacccaattatatgccagagATTACATGGCAGAGACCTAGCTGGAGCCTGGCTTCCCTCAGAGCAGAAGGACTACCTGGCTCCCGTCCTCCTCTGGCCCATGCTTGCCATTCTTGGCCGAGTCCCCACTACTGGCCCTCTCccaaagagatgaggaaaagtgGAACCAATTCACGAGAGGTGGGATGAGCTAATAGGAAGAAGCCTGGTCCTAAAGGAAGAAGAGCTGTGACGAATCACTATCTCTCTCTGAGTCAGAGTGGGAGTCAGAGCTTCCCACTCTATAAGATGGGGGTAATCATACTCAAGCAACCAACGTTCCCCTTTACCAGGTTGTGGTAAGGAAAGTGTACTCTTACCCCTAAAGCACTATAGAATTTTTCTTACTCAGGATGCAGTGTGTTTGCTGATAGAtggctgggcttggagtctgcaggacctgaattcaagtcctgcctctgacacagaatagctgtgtgactatgtgTAAGTCACTGAAACCCATCAGGGCCCCAGTCAGCCCTAGGACCATCATGACAGATGAGCTGCCTATCTGTATCTGCTGAAGGAGTTTTCATTATAACAATCACagatcttgatttaaaaaaaaaaaaattccggggcagctaggtggtgcagtggacagagtaccggccctggagtcaggaggacctgagtgcaaagccagcctcagacacttaacacttactagctgtgtgaccttgggcaagtcacttaacgccaattgtctcagcaaaaaaaacaaccaaaaaaaaattcctctttaaGCAAACATTTCCTCAGCAACTGGGCAGGTCGAATCAACTCCTTTGGATCTCATTTTCCTTAGCTTAAAATAGTGGAGGTAGAAGGGCTGGTAGTAATAGCCCCTGCCTCATCTCCCTCTCAGGGCATGgtcaggattcaggaagatcatAGATGTGAATGAGCTTTGGAAACCATACTCAAGCTTTTCAAGTGAGGGGTGGTATTAGTTGCTTGAAGCAAAAACCAGAGGACTTTGATAGGTGAGGTTGGCATTCTCCAGTATGTTTGGTCTGGGGAAGTTAGGTAAATGCATATATAGGGCTTGAAGGGGATGGGCAAATATGTGAGTCAAATTCTGAGTTTCTCTTGTATCTCTGGGCAAGCTTTGATGTCTCAGTACCTGCCCAGTTCCTCTCTTCTTGACCCTGTCCTTCTTTTCACCCCACCCAGCTATCTAAATGACCTAGAAAGGATATCCCGGGCTGACTACATCCCTACCCAGCAGGATGTGCTGAGAACCCGAGTGAAGACCACTGGCATTGTGGAGACTCATTTCACCTTCAAGGATCTTCACTTCAAGTAAGTGGGTAAAACCAGGGAAGGataaagcaaaaagagaaagCTCTCAATCAGGATCCCTGAAGAAGAATGGTATAAAGCTGTTAactaaaatattagcaaaaagacCACAGCGGCAGACCCCTTGTGTAGTCCTGGTGTCTCAGCCCGAGTCCACTGAAGGGCCGAAAGCAAGGAACAAAGAATGACAGATGGAGTACACACAGGGACACCGGAGGCCATCAAATCCaggctcctcattttacacacgGAGAAAGTAAAGCCCCGAGAGGTTGTGACATGATTACACAGGAAAaccaggatgtgaacccaggttcttAGACTCCTGGTACCTTCAGCTTTTCAGGCCTCAAACCCCAGGTTCTGTAATCCCCGCCCTTCCCTCTCGATCAGTTGCAGGTGAGTGAAAGAGAGCTGCTTGTCTCCACTGGGTAAGTGTGCTCAGCGCAGGGAAAGATGAGAAAACCCACCTAAGGAAGCTGGGTGTCCCTAGTCAAGgacaatcaacatttattaaacaccatcaACATTTAGAGCACAAGGTCAGGGTCTAAGAAGATACAAAACTTCATGATCATAAGAGAGAAAGCATGTGGTAAAGGGGGATAAGGGTTGTCCTCAGAGTCAgcgacctgggttcaaatcccacttctatcACTGTGCAgaggtagagggagtttcctcaccaaacACTATGCACTAATAAATCACAGGCCCAGGCCCACATGAAACCTGGCCAGCACTTATCTAGctctaaggtttgcagagcacttgaAGTACATTAACTCctgggtcctcacaacaatcccatgtAGTTGGtgttactatctccattttacatatgaagaaatagaggctgAGGCAAAGGAGTCATTCAGCACAAGGGAGCAGGAGCTGAGGCCAGGGATACCTTGGGCACAAACAGAAGGTCAGCCAGCTTAGAGCCAGAGGGAGACAGGAGACAGACAGACCTGGAAGATGGACTAATCCAATGCCCTGATTTGGTGCAagccagagagaggaagggattcGGCCAGAACTCACCAGCCCCTGGGACCAGGGACCTGGGAGAGCTCATTCACTGCAGGCCTCACACCATTGTGTCCTCTAGAAGAGCTAAGAATGGAGGTTCCCTCCCAATCCTCGGGCCTGCAGACCTGCCGTGCAGTCTCGGGGCAGGGCCGTGCTCTGTGCGGTCCCGAAGTGAAGGCAAgaattcccacccccacctccctctgGGATCCGGAGGCGCTAAATGAGCAGACTAAATCTCACCCCTAGATCCCTTATTATTTAGGTCTGGACAGGATGGGCCTGGCGTCAGTGTTCCCCTTTAAAGGAGCAAGGACCTGCACAGACCCCAGCCAGTGACTGCAGGTCACTGAGccttctcagggaggggggggggcggggaggcgtATTATGCCTGTGCTACTAGCCTTGGTGTGCAGATGCTGGGGTGTGCACGTGCATTCATGCATCTCACACACAGAGCAGCACCCGTAGAGAGAAGTGTAGGCAGAGTAAGTAAATGACCCCTCCAAGGTCCCATGGACCATACTTAGCCCCGGGAAAGGGGGTTGGGAGAGGGGATGACAGGGGTCAGGAGCTAACAGCGCCCATGATGTTATACcagttctgcttggccccagagggcaggactTAGAGACACAAAGATTTGGTTTCGAGGTTAAGGAAAATTTGCTAGCATTGGAACCTGCTCAACAGAGCCCAGGCTGCCTGGGATTTCTTCAGTATTTCAGCCCTGCATGTATTGGGCATAGGCTGGCTCACCACTTACTGAGGGCTCAGGTGGGTCAGACTAGGTGCTCTCTGAGATTCTGgaggagacttgcccaaggtcacaaggccaGGCAGGGTGTGGGGAGGAGAGCCAACCCCACTGGCAGGAACCACTGGCTGACCTGAGCCCTGGTTGTTTGCAGGATGTTTGATGTGGGTGGGCAGAGGTCTGAGCGAAAGAAGTGGATTCACTGTTTCGAGGGTGTGACGGCCATCATCTTCTGCGTGGCCCTGAGCGCCTATGACCTGGTCCTGGCTGAAGATGAGGAGATGGTATGGTGTCGCCCCTTCCCTCCAGGGCCACCCCAGCGTTCCCCACGGAGACTTCAGATGCATGGAATTGACCCCTCCCCCTATACACACCAATGCTTTGCAGGTGGTGGTAGAGTCAAGGGGAGGGTTGTTGGAAAGGAAGGCCTTGGGGACCAGGAGGGGGACACAGAGGGCCCTGTCCTACCCTAAGGAGCTCTCAGTCACTAGATgaagttgggggcagggggagatagTTTAGAAAATAATGTAGGAAAGTTGGCTGGAGGATGTCGACCTTGGGCTgggatggaggaagaaggaggcCTTGCAGAGAGAATGTTGAGACTGCCTTGGATCAGGCCAAGACTTTATCCCCGCAGGCCTCCAAAAGGCTGAGTGGCTTCTCTCTGACCAAAGGGGTCCCAGTCTCCCCTTATACCCCATGCTACCCCCTTactgccctcccttctccttcagcCCTGGCGACTCCCAGGAAGGGCTCAGCCGGCAAGCTAGCAAAGAAGCAGAAGGGCAAGGTGCGGCGGGCCGCAGCACTGCTGCCCAAACTTCATTTCCTGAGCTCCATTTTCCCAGACACTTCCCAGTGTGTTGGTCCCATGTGATggtcctcctctccctccatctctctaccCGCCTCCCAGCCCATTGCCCAGCTGTGGCTGGAATCCCCCACAGCTGGGCTTGTGCCCAGCCCTCATCTGACCTGGCTCCCAGGCTACCGAAGCCCATGGGTAGTGAGGTGGGGTGGACTCTGCTGTGgtacctctccctccctccctccctcctttctctaccTCCTAAGCTTTGGAACTGGAAAGAGCAACTCCTTCGCACCACTTCCCTCCACCCTAGAGCCTAAGGCCTACGACATCATCTCAGAAATTCTAGGGACTCCCCCTCGGCTGACCTTCCTTCTTTGCTCTGCCTCCCCTAGAATCGAATGCACGAGAGCATGAAGCTTTTCGATAGCATTTGTAACAACAAGTGGTTCACAGACACCTCCATCATCCTTTTCCTCAATAAGAAGGACCTGTTTGAAGAAAAGATCACTCACAGCCCCCTCACCATCTGCTTTCCTGAGTATTCAGGTACGAGGCccgggaggagaaagggaggagcgTGGCCATCTGCTTCCCCAGGTGCCAAGGAGGCTGGGAGGCTTCTCCATCTGCTTCTCTGACTACCTGGAGGGAGCGGGGCACAGGGACAGAGGCCAGGTTTCACAGCCCAGAACAATAGCTATCCCAGGGGTGAGCAGGGGGAACGTCCCATTCTGCAGCCCCTGGCACGGCTAAGGAGCCAGCAGGATGCAGGAGAGAGGCCTGCATGTGGAGCCACATTCACCATCTCtgggaccttagacaagtcatttaaactctgcaCCTCCACTTCCTCATTGGGAAAATAAGGAAGTCAAAGCAGATGACCGAAAGGCACCCCGAGGGCCTTTCCTAATGCCCTTGtacattttcccctcccctccccgatGTGGCCAGGGTGGACTCAAGCCCAGAGAGGGGTGGGTGAGGGCCGGGCTCTGGAAATGGGGCTCCATGGGCTCGGTCGAGACATTCCGGATTTTAGGGTTCCATACCCCCTCCCCAGGGTTCCCCTGTCCAGAAAAAAGGGAACCAGGCCCTGCATATACAGGGGGAATAGGAGAGATCAGGGCTGAAGGCAAGTCAGCCCCAATGGTCCAGTGGGGTTGTGGGGAAGAGCTGAGACCCCACCAGACACCACGGGGCCAGAGAAGTAGAGAGCACTGACCAGTGGTCCAAGGGGGACCCCTGctggaggaaagaagaatgaCAGCTAACCCTAAGCCAAGGGGACCTCGGGAAGCTCCTCTGACAGAGGGCCCAGCATACTGGGGAGGACAAAGCAGGGCTCCACCAGTGACTAAGAGGTGGGAAGGATGGGAATGGGAAGACTGAATTGTGTGCCAGCTCCCCCTGTCTCAGGCTGCCAGGCTGCTGGCCTGGAGGCCTCTGGGAAGCCCTCAAACCTGTGGTCCTTTCTAAGCCCGAGTTCCTCTGAACTCCTTTTGTAAACACATGTAGGAAAGAAATAGACCCTGGGAAGGAAAGGGCTTTGGCCTGATGCTAGTCTCCTGCTCACTCATCTTCCCTCTGCCCTGCCTTGCCACCTCCCTGAGGGGCTCAGCCACACTGACCTCTCTACCAGTGCCCCCTCCCTCATCCTGTTGGACCTGGCCCTGATGCTTCTTCTAAAACTTTACTGGCCACTGGACAGAATGGTACAATCAAGTCACCCTGAAATCTTGTCCTCAGACTCTCAGCTTCCTTGACCTGGGGGCCATGGTCTTGGCCTGACCTGGCTTGGATTGTTCTACCATAACATagcatcatagaattagagctagaaaggaccttggagatcatcaagcccacccccacccttttactgatgaggaaactgaggctgagagagcttaagggacttacccagggtcccacagctagtaaatgtcagaggcaggattcgaactcaaaTCCTGATgcccaagtccagctctctacccactgtaaTACCTGACTGCCTATTAATTTAGGAGAAAAGTCAATCAACTTCTCCCTGGCTAATACAGGCACAGGGTGCTATATAAAACAGGGGAGTCTGGCATAGCTTCTTGGCTCTATACCCGTGTGGCCTCAGTGACCACTACCTGGGGCCTCGACTTCCTCCATTGTAAGGTGAAGGGATTGCTACTCTGCGTACAACGTGGTGGCTTAGTGAAGACAGTCAGTGCTGGATGGACTTGAATCCCAACTGCTGGGGGACCCTGGGCAGTCCACTCAGCCTGAGAACCTTTTACCTCATCAGTAGAGTCGGGGTGATAACAACAACCAGCCTCCCGAGGTTGTCGTGAGGTAATGtatgtcaaatgctttgcaaacttgaaagcacCTTCTCTCTTCTATTTGCAAAGTTGCATACACCAAATTATGTGCATCCttccaaagagaaatgaaaagcaaagTGAAGGCTTGCATTTAGTGGTCTTTCAGGTCCTTTCTGGAAAGCACCAAGAGGCTCTGGTCATACAAACATCACACTGGCCTCTTCCCCAAGCTTGAATTCTCTTCCACCATCGTGTACTTGGGGTGCTGAGTTTGGGAACCTACATATAAGACTTCACACTTAGCCTCCTTCAAACcttgtctcttcccttcccacagGCCTCTGAGACTGCCGGCATTTTCACTCTATAGAaatgttctaggggcagctaggtggcacagtggataaaacaccggccttggattcaggaggacctgagttcaaatccagcctcagacacttaacacttactagctgtgtgaccctgggaaagtcatttaaccccaattgcctcaccaaaaaaaataaaattatatagaaatgttctttgcctgttgtctcccccattagaatgtgagcttcttcagGGCAAGGACTGTGTTTCTGCTATTCTTTGTATCACCGGGCatagggcctggcatatagtgtgGCGTACactgggcacttaataaatccttgactgactgactgacaggcTGGCTAGCCCTCTACTCACAGGCCTCTGTCACTCCCTTACTGGGACTATTATAACAACTTTCTGTTCACTCTGTTTGcttctgctttctctcctctccagtccACTGTCCATGCAGCTCAGTTTAATGTTTCTAAATCACCAGTGTGGCTGTGTCACTGCCCTTCTTCCCCAGGGTCTTGTACACTTCAGGCATTTActaatgcttgctgaattgagtGCAGCAGCTTCTGTAGGTGACATCCCGCTCTACAGATGGAGAAAGGAGGCTCAGAAAAGCCATGAGTCCTTGCCagtggtcacatggctaataagtgtcagaggctggatctgattccaagtctggtcCGTGTTCTAGTAGATCATGGTGCCAAGGACAGGACCCAAGGGCACTCCCCTAGAGAACGCCTTCCAAGTTGTCATCAGACCACAATGACCATTCATTGGACATGGCCGTTCAGCACGTCAGAATTGGCCTCCTTGGAATCTTATCGAGCCCACATCTCTGTGTCTGGCACACTTTAgtaaatgctttgctgaaattgAGGAATCGGCATCAGTCTAGAAATggagtcagaaaaggaaataaaatgcatCTAACTTGGCCTGCTGTTGAGAAAGCTGTCTTAGATGTGGGAGTTTGATTTTTGGAACCCGAATATAAAATTGCATTTATCCCCACCCATTAAAACCTCTTTGTGATGGATTGCCACCATCGCCTCTTTTGGATGTCCATTCACCAGCCTTCCCTATAGAAACCCATGCTCAGATTTTGTCGGGGATCTAGCCACCATAAAGTCTATTTATCCCCCACTTTTGAACATTTGTCTTTCAAAGTTCACTGACAGTGATTCAGTAAATAATGTCTGCCCACCTTAGGATCCCAGGAAATAGATTTCCTGGGCCTGGTGACTCAGGCCCATCAAGAGTCATTGGACACTCTTTGATCAACCGCTTTTATTCAGTCTTTCTATGTCCAAAGAGGACTTTCCTAggcagaggaaacagaagcaatatCAGTGTTCTCTTTAGCATTCATTGCCATTGTCCCATCCAGCCTGAGCAAccatcctcttttttctttcctcggTATCACTAGAAATTCGTTACCTTTAGCTGCCTCCTCTAGCCCTGCTTTTGTATTCACCCTTTACCTACCCTTGCTTACACATTCTGCACAAGTCCATTAAGGTCTTAATTGATGGGGTAGTTCCATCTGTATCCACATCAGTTTCTTTAGacaattcttctttctcctcatcaGAATTGTTGTTCTCTGTTTATTCCCACCCTGGGTGGTATCCCCTGAGTTGTCTCTGGCACTTGGTTCTGGTGAACTGGAGACAGAGCTTAGCCCCTGAGAGCTGAGGAGGCAGCAGGGCTTGGACTGAATCTGGGAAGTGACCAGCCTGGGAGCCACAGAGCTAATAGCAAGGGTGGCCAGTAGCCACCCTGCAGCACTTTTTTTCACCATATGCCCAATATCCCCATCTCTCCCCAGGGGCAAACAAGTATGATGAGGCTGCAAGCTACATCCAGAGCAAATTCGAGGACCTGAACAAGCGGAAGGACACCAAGGAAATCTACACGCACTTCACGTGTGCCACTGATACCAAGAACGTGCAGTTCGTGTTTGACGCCGTCACTGACGTCATCATCAAAAACAACCTGAAGGATTGCGGCCTCTTCTGAGCAGGTGGCCAAGGGCTGGCGGCGGGAGGTGAGAACCAGGATGGGACAGAAGGGGGCACACTCTGCAGGGAGAGCCAGGGCTCAGCATTTTGGGGGAGGCACAGCCCCAACTGCAGAAAATCTTCTTTCTAAAGAGGACGGGGGACAAGCCAGGGCAAGGGTCGTCAACTTCTCGGGGGTCCCCGGTCTGGGGAAGAAagtcacacgcacacacacacagtttggaGGAAGTTTAAAAAGTGCAAGGCACTTTGAATAATGCAGGAATACCAGCTGGAATTGAAGTCCAGACTGGGCCTTCCCTCCACTGTGGGGGTCCTAGCAACAGGGGGTTGGCTGTAGACACAACTAGAGGAGGGGCTGCTGGCATCCCTCTCACCACCCCCAGGCCCTCAGAAGACCTGGTAACCAGGCAACTGTAGGCTGGTTTCTAAGCCTGCAGCCAGGCCCTTGATGGATAAGCAGGGTCATTGTTCTGAGCGCTGGGAAGACCAGAGGGAAGGagatgctgagagagagagaaggctacAGTGGGAACCTCCTGGTGGGGAGAGCTGGGGGTCTGGGGGGGTGCACAGTGACCCAAGCCTGCTGGCGGAGGAGAGCAGGCCTGAGCCCACCTGGACTATGGCTGCACAGCTCTGACCCTCCAGGCTTCAGggatcttctctctcctcccatcaGGACCGTCTGAGCAGGAGGAAGATGCAGACAGGACCAAGAAAGAAAGGATGCCCCATCATAGTGACTTCGACTTCGACTTCTCTCCCCACcgtctcctccccctccctctgttTCTATGGTTTGGTTTCTCCCCCACCTAACAAAGAGACTTTGGTGAAGAGTAGAAGGCGGAGGCCCCTGAGGTTTGGGTTGGGACCTACCTGGCCCGGCAGCTGTGAGGGACCTCCTgcctccctgcccctgccccgtCCCCAGCCCTCCCACCACAGTAGTCCCTTCATCAGCACCACCCTGGGCCACATCCTggtttctcttctattttattctgtgttggggggaggggggtgtcagtCTTTCTGAAACTTGGGTTTGTGGTAAAAGAAACCCTGTATTTCTCTGGCCATCCTGTGGCCCCTCTGCCTTGCCAGGATATCCCAGCCCAGCCCCTGGTCCATGTTCATGGTCCCCGGGCCCTGAACTGGCAGGAAGCCCCTTGCCAGTCGTACCCGTTCCCTCCCAGGCTGGCCCAGCCCACTCGGGGCATCGGAGAGCCCTTCcaggataaagcacaagcccacCCCGAGCAGGACGGCGACACCGACGATAACATTCCTTAGCCCAGAAGTCCCaaagctcctctctctctctttcttgggccttttgtgtgtgtgtgttttttttaaatataaaacaaaactttagGGACCTTTTTAGAGAAGACTATTTAAAACTGTCATGTACTAAATGGCTGAGTCGTCCTGATCTGTGCTGGATCACCTCCTCCAGGGGAGCCCGTGCCttggctgtctgtctgtctgtttacaTCTGTCTATCTCATTGCTTGCTCTGGCCCTGGGGGCTGGCATGGGGGCCTCACCTATGTCCTGTACCCACTGCTGATGGGACAGCAGCCTCTCCAGCCACCCGAAGCCTCATCTCCTTCCCcgtcttccttttctcctccattcCAACCCACCCCCAAAGAATCCTCCATTCCAACtgcacccccccaaccccccaacaaAGGTTTCCAAAGGGCTAAGTCTTGTGTCAACTGCCAACGTCACCGGGGGCTTCTCATCTCCCACTCCCACCACCCCTGCCTCCGTCCCCCTCCATCCCGGCCTCCACCCCGGCCTCCATCCCCCTCTGGCAGCTCTCCCGTCAGCTCTATTAACTGTAGCTCTTCACCTCTAACCATAGGAAAGGCCACTGCCACGAGGGGCCCATCTCCATCCTTCCCTCATTCTCAGCCCTCTGAACCCCGCCCCAGGCCCCAGAGTCAACAGCATCAGATGCCTCCTCGCTTTTTTCACACGTTTTATCAAATTGTTCACCTGGtttgaaataataaaatgtagaaagaaaaaaaacctgcctgCTCTCACTCTTCCCTCCTCCGTCTTCTCTGCTGTGGCAGAGGGGTCTCTCCAGCCTCCAGGTTCTGGCTCAAGTTCCCAGGACTCTCCTGCACTGGCCCAGGAGTGGGGAGTAGAGGTGGGAGGGCATCCTGTCCTGGTACAGTGGTGAGCAGTTGGCCCCTGGGCCAGGGCATTCCCAGCCATACTACTCCCAGGTTATCAACCCAGTTTCCCTCCAACAACTCCATTCTTGGAGGATGGAACACTGAATTTACAGTTGGGGGGGCAATCCCCAAATGTCCCTAAATGAGGTGGTGGGTAGGCAGCATGGAAATGCAGCATACAACAGCACCATTTGGTGGTTGGTCTCATCACCTGGTGAGTACTCAGGAGAGAGTTGAGTATGGGGGACACAAAGCCCTAAATGTGGGGTTTGGCTGCTACTCTCTGCCTCACTTTTCCCTATTGGTATAATAAGGGCATAGGAGAG includes:
- the GNAI2 gene encoding guanine nucleotide-binding protein G(i) subunit alpha-2, which encodes MGCTVSAEDKAAAERSKMIDKNLREDGEKAAREVKLLLLGAGESGKSTIVKQMKIIHEDGYSEEECRQYRAVVYSNTIQSIMAIIKAMGNLQIDFGDPARADDARQLFALSCTAEEQGIMPDDLASVIRRLWSDDGVQACFGRSREYQLNDSAAYYLNDLERISRADYIPTQQDVLRTRVKTTGIVETHFTFKDLHFKMFDVGGQRSERKKWIHCFEGVTAIIFCVALSAYDLVLAEDEEMNRMHESMKLFDSICNNKWFTDTSIILFLNKKDLFEEKITHSPLTICFPEYSGANKYDEAASYIQSKFEDLNKRKDTKEIYTHFTCATDTKNVQFVFDAVTDVIIKNNLKDCGLF